In Flavobacterium sp. N1736, the following are encoded in one genomic region:
- a CDS encoding alpha/beta hydrolase: MNKILILLFFIISPAIFGQTSKSTVTTKPFVLGVIEEIDSKELGEKRIINIYFPEGYNPAEATRYPVIYLLDGSADEDFIHIAGLVQFNSFEWVNHVPKSIVVGIATVDRRRDFTFPTTILKDKKAYPTSGHSAKFISFIEKELQPIIEKKYKTNNSKTIIGQSLGGLLETEILFTKPSLFNKYIIISPSLWWDNGCLLNEDQLPLLTLFKQPIDIYIAVGKEGITPTEIPRVMEVDANLLAEKIKSVENKNINVHFEYLPLENHGTILHQAVSNAFRALYPKENKE; the protein is encoded by the coding sequence ATGAATAAAATCCTAATTCTTCTTTTTTTTATTATCTCACCAGCGATTTTTGGGCAAACAAGCAAATCAACAGTTACGACTAAACCTTTTGTTTTAGGGGTAATTGAGGAAATTGATTCTAAAGAATTAGGCGAAAAAAGAATTATAAACATTTATTTTCCTGAAGGTTATAATCCTGCAGAAGCTACAAGATATCCCGTAATTTATTTATTGGATGGTTCGGCAGATGAAGACTTTATTCATATCGCCGGTCTGGTACAATTTAACAGTTTTGAATGGGTTAATCATGTTCCAAAATCAATTGTGGTAGGTATTGCAACTGTTGATCGAAGAAGGGATTTTACTTTTCCAACTACTATTTTAAAAGATAAAAAAGCCTATCCTACATCTGGTCATTCTGCTAAATTTATTTCTTTTATTGAAAAGGAATTACAGCCTATTATCGAAAAAAAATACAAGACCAATAATTCAAAAACCATAATTGGACAATCATTAGGCGGATTATTAGAAACTGAAATCTTATTTACAAAACCTTCGCTTTTTAATAAATATATCATCATAAGCCCAAGTTTGTGGTGGGATAATGGTTGTTTACTTAATGAAGATCAATTGCCCTTGCTTACTCTTTTCAAGCAGCCCATCGATATTTATATTGCAGTTGGCAAAGAAGGAATTACACCAACTGAAATACCCCGAGTTATGGAAGTTGATGCGAATTTGTTAGCGGAAAAAATCAAATCTGTTGAAAATAAAAATATAAATGTGCATTTTGAATATCTGCCTCTGGAAAATCATGGAACGATATTACATCAGGCTGTTTCTAATGCTTTTAGAGCTTTGTATCCAAAAGAAAATAAAGAATAA
- a CDS encoding GNAT family N-acetyltransferase, whose amino-acid sequence MKTSEENKLDNPVWYSLLENHAAFALDYGNTKFYNPDYCPFGGFIYSENSSNAIDQYSVLSDNFFIVGEKPEISDAVKIAKELVCLQMIIYDKIELSIDVEIVKLTEIHNEILCDLVNLVQPGYFKNKTPLLGDYFGIFKDNQLVAITGERMKMNDFTEVSAIITHPDHTGKGYAKQLIAHVVNAIFDQGKIPFLHVVETNIGAIKLYEKLGFVTRRKMSLWNIIK is encoded by the coding sequence ATGAAAACTTCAGAGGAAAATAAGCTGGATAACCCTGTTTGGTATTCTTTATTAGAAAACCATGCAGCATTTGCTCTTGATTATGGAAATACCAAATTCTACAATCCTGATTATTGCCCTTTTGGAGGTTTTATCTATTCTGAAAATAGTTCTAATGCGATAGATCAATATTCAGTTTTGTCCGATAATTTCTTTATTGTTGGTGAAAAACCTGAAATCTCTGATGCTGTAAAAATTGCGAAAGAATTAGTTTGTCTTCAAATGATTATTTACGATAAAATCGAACTTTCAATAGACGTCGAAATCGTAAAACTGACAGAAATTCACAATGAAATATTATGTGATTTAGTCAATTTGGTTCAGCCCGGATATTTTAAAAACAAAACGCCTTTACTTGGAGATTATTTCGGAATATTTAAGGATAATCAATTAGTTGCTATTACGGGAGAACGCATGAAAATGAATGATTTTACAGAAGTTAGCGCAATCATTACACATCCTGATCATACCGGAAAAGGGTATGCCAAACAATTGATTGCACATGTTGTAAACGCCATTTTTGATCAGGGAAAAATTCCGTTTTTGCATGTTGTCGAAACTAATATTGGCGCTATAAAACTGTATGAAAAACTGGGTTTTGTAACGAGACGAAAAATGAGTTTGTGGAATATTATAAAGTAA
- a CDS encoding tetraspanin family protein, which produces MLKNFLPFEKLVYRSTLTKEELTAHLENEIEAQKAFGFGARRHTYSKPYIGKVRDNRFEIQRAISYRNSFSPIIKGDIKNDINGCKINVRMNLEAFVQAFMIVWLGGVSLACIAALYKIIFDNDLESDAGFFIFIPFLMLVVGIVMVSLGFKVESKKSIQDLEEILKAKIVQS; this is translated from the coding sequence ATGCTTAAAAATTTTCTCCCTTTTGAAAAATTAGTCTATCGTTCTACATTAACCAAGGAAGAACTAACAGCACATCTTGAAAATGAAATTGAAGCCCAAAAAGCTTTTGGTTTTGGAGCTAGAAGACACACTTATTCTAAGCCTTACATTGGTAAAGTTCGAGATAATAGATTTGAGATTCAAAGAGCTATAAGTTACCGAAATTCATTTTCACCAATAATAAAAGGGGATATTAAAAATGATATAAATGGTTGTAAAATAAACGTGAGAATGAATCTGGAGGCTTTCGTACAAGCTTTTATGATAGTTTGGTTAGGCGGTGTTTCTCTTGCTTGTATAGCTGCATTATATAAAATAATATTTGATAATGATTTAGAGTCAGATGCTGGTTTTTTTATTTTTATTCCATTTCTTATGCTCGTAGTTGGAATTGTAATGGTTTCTCTTGGTTTTAAAGTAGAAAGTAAAAAAAGTATACAAGATTTAGAAGAAATTTTGAAGGCAAAAATAGTACAGTCATAA
- a CDS encoding VOC family protein, giving the protein MKTKKIWANLGVEDLQRTTKFYSELGFKPNGTNTELTSFMFGENDFIIHFFVKERFKWAVNDEVADLKEGNEIIFSLSAESTDEVHQWLLAVKNAGGRIFAEPQSFEKGYFFGFSDPDGHKFNVLYWPK; this is encoded by the coding sequence ATGAAAACTAAAAAAATATGGGCCAATTTAGGCGTCGAAGATCTGCAGCGAACCACTAAATTCTATAGCGAATTAGGTTTTAAACCAAACGGGACAAATACGGAACTTACCAGTTTTATGTTTGGAGAAAATGATTTTATCATTCATTTTTTTGTAAAAGAACGTTTTAAATGGGCGGTTAATGATGAAGTTGCCGACTTAAAAGAAGGAAATGAAATTATATTTTCTCTTTCGGCAGAAAGTACTGATGAAGTGCATCAATGGCTGCTCGCTGTTAAAAATGCCGGAGGACGAATTTTTGCTGAACCGCAAAGTTTTGAAAAAGGATATTTCTTTGGTTTTTCTGATCCCGATGGTCATAAATTTAATGTTTTATATTGGCCGAAATAA
- a CDS encoding helix-turn-helix domain-containing protein, which yields MSTATKPKHIGRNISRIRELRGMKQEALAESIGVSQQTISSIETSQEVDSKKLVEIAKVLGVTVEAIENFSEESVFNYFNTYYDTKDSVINAGNLCSANNCTFNPLDKVVELYERLVQVEKEKNEYLEKLLKEK from the coding sequence ATGAGCACAGCAACAAAACCTAAACACATTGGCAGAAATATTAGCCGAATCAGAGAGCTTCGAGGTATGAAACAAGAAGCACTTGCGGAATCAATTGGAGTAAGCCAACAAACTATTTCCAGCATTGAAACAAGCCAGGAAGTTGATAGTAAAAAACTTGTAGAAATTGCAAAAGTTCTTGGAGTTACGGTAGAAGCTATTGAAAACTTTTCGGAAGAATCTGTTTTTAATTATTTCAATACCTATTACGATACAAAAGATAGCGTAATTAATGCTGGTAATCTATGTTCAGCTAATAATTGTACATTCAATCCTCTTGATAAAGTTGTTGAACTTTACGAACGTTTGGTTCAGGTTGAAAAAGAAAAAAATGAATATTTAGAAAAGTTACTAAAAGAGAAATAA